The Ensifer canadensis genome has a segment encoding these proteins:
- a CDS encoding GNAT family N-acetyltransferase, translating into MLTILTPGAFDALANGVAPIGLRLVQDSSIASQEVLRMLSDLNRGVDEEFSPSAWLIVEDGEVVGLCSITRPPENGDVHIGYGVAPSREGRGYTTAAISELLRWACGDARVRNISAETAGDNIGSHRVLERNGFVQSGERVDPEDGPLICWTIATT; encoded by the coding sequence ATGCTTACAATCCTTACCCCCGGCGCCTTCGACGCGCTGGCGAACGGCGTTGCTCCTATAGGTCTCCGCCTCGTGCAGGACAGCTCCATCGCCTCTCAGGAGGTATTGCGGATGCTGTCCGATCTCAATCGCGGCGTCGACGAGGAATTCAGTCCATCGGCCTGGCTGATCGTTGAGGATGGCGAGGTGGTCGGCCTGTGCTCGATCACCAGGCCGCCTGAGAACGGCGACGTGCATATAGGGTACGGCGTTGCGCCCTCGCGCGAGGGCCGCGGCTACACGACGGCAGCTATTTCAGAACTGCTGAGGTGGGCATGCGGCGATGCGCGGGTCAGAAACATTTCGGCCGAAACGGCTGGGGATAACATCGGCTCGCATCGCGTGCTCGAACGAAACGGGTTCGTTCAATCAGGAGAACGCGTCGATCCAGAAGATGGCCCACTGATCTGCTGGACGATCGCCACCACATAG
- a CDS encoding FMN-dependent NADH-azoreductase, which yields MPTILHLDSSILGGNSVSRALSAAVVARLKNLDPAVDVVYRDLAAQPIPHLTGGYVAVVRGGLEAPHDPALRADLAVGKAVLEEFLRADTVVLGVAQYNFSVPSQLKAWIDRIAVPGKTFRYTEKGPEGLVVNKRVIIALARGGFYGPGSPAENFEHTLSYLKSVLAFIGIAHPEVIAADGVNVSSEQRKSSLKEAEAKVAELEMA from the coding sequence ATGCCGACCATTCTGCATCTCGATTCCAGCATCCTCGGCGGAAACTCCGTCAGTCGAGCGCTTTCGGCGGCGGTGGTCGCACGGCTCAAGAATCTCGATCCTGCCGTTGACGTGGTGTATCGCGACCTCGCAGCCCAGCCGATCCCGCACCTCACGGGCGGCTACGTAGCCGTGGTCAGGGGAGGCCTGGAGGCGCCCCACGATCCCGCACTTCGGGCCGACCTTGCTGTTGGCAAAGCTGTTCTCGAAGAGTTTCTGAGGGCCGACACCGTCGTTCTCGGCGTCGCCCAGTATAATTTTAGCGTGCCGAGCCAACTGAAGGCGTGGATTGATCGCATCGCGGTCCCCGGCAAGACGTTCCGTTACACCGAAAAGGGACCCGAAGGCTTGGTGGTCAACAAGCGTGTCATCATAGCGTTGGCGCGCGGCGGCTTCTACGGGCCGGGCTCCCCAGCCGAGAACTTCGAGCACACGCTCAGCTATCTGAAAAGTGTCCTGGCTTTCATCGGTATCGCCCATCCTGAGGTTATCGCTGCCGATGGGGTCAACGTGAGTTCCGAGCAGCGAAAGTCGTCACTGAAGGAGGCAGAGGCAAAGGTTGCCGAGCTAGAGATGGCATAA
- a CDS encoding TetR/AcrR family transcriptional regulator, with protein sequence MAKIDLERRAKIGRERRARTHAQIVEAGTVLLAQAPAKALTVDAVAEAAGLAKGTFYYHFQNIEELVSAVCAQLGQSFGDVLAPARTEMRDPIARLSFAFTQSLEKAISDTGWARLVVQTSQTRSEFGRSIRDNLKNEITEAIAQGRVTVQDPELATDILVGIWLQVTRGILERVAPPELSSQALEAALRAIGSARPKSRSP encoded by the coding sequence ATGGCAAAGATAGATTTGGAGCGCCGGGCGAAGATCGGGCGCGAAAGGCGAGCGAGGACGCACGCGCAGATCGTCGAAGCGGGGACGGTGTTGCTCGCGCAAGCGCCCGCCAAAGCCCTCACGGTGGATGCTGTTGCCGAGGCAGCCGGCCTCGCCAAGGGCACTTTCTATTATCACTTCCAGAACATCGAAGAGTTGGTTTCTGCGGTATGTGCTCAACTCGGCCAGAGTTTCGGCGACGTGCTGGCGCCTGCCCGGACCGAGATGAGAGACCCTATCGCGCGCCTGTCCTTCGCCTTCACGCAATCCCTGGAAAAAGCGATTTCAGACACGGGTTGGGCGCGGTTGGTAGTTCAGACCTCGCAAACCCGCAGTGAGTTCGGCCGCAGTATTCGCGACAATCTCAAAAACGAGATTACCGAGGCAATTGCCCAGGGGCGAGTGACGGTGCAGGATCCGGAACTGGCTACGGACATCCTCGTGGGCATTTGGCTGCAGGTGACCCGTGGCATTCTCGAGCGAGTCGCCCCACCTGAATTGTCCAGCCAGGCTCTGGAGGCGGCACTTCGGGCCATCGGGAGTGCCCGACCAAAGAGCCGGAGTCCCTAA
- a CDS encoding TetR/AcrR family transcriptional regulator, protein MANINPIRRAEIGREKRARTRAQLVAAANSLFARQAVESVTVDDVVKEAGVAKGTFYVHFDSLEAVTAAVGEELVQSFDELLQPGRGSLADPALKIAFGCYSFIDKALNDPLWASVVARLAAAAPKGGEIARRRLFEDLQQFSEALPDDGVSAELKLEIVVGIMLQILRALGEGRLSSIDRDAAISAILRAIGLEAEEAKSVVARLPLPPTQDDSSRSATN, encoded by the coding sequence ATGGCCAACATCAATCCGATCCGACGCGCCGAAATTGGGCGCGAAAAGCGCGCGAGAACGCGTGCGCAGCTTGTTGCGGCCGCCAATTCGCTGTTCGCCAGGCAGGCGGTGGAATCTGTCACGGTGGATGACGTCGTCAAGGAGGCCGGCGTCGCCAAGGGAACCTTCTATGTTCATTTCGACAGCCTGGAGGCAGTGACCGCAGCAGTCGGGGAGGAACTGGTGCAGTCCTTCGACGAACTGCTGCAGCCGGGCCGAGGCTCCCTCGCCGACCCTGCTTTAAAGATAGCCTTCGGATGCTATTCATTCATCGACAAGGCTCTCAACGACCCTCTATGGGCTAGTGTTGTCGCAAGACTGGCGGCGGCAGCTCCGAAGGGTGGCGAGATTGCGCGCCGCCGCCTCTTCGAGGACCTGCAGCAGTTCTCCGAGGCATTACCCGACGACGGAGTGTCTGCGGAGCTGAAACTGGAGATTGTCGTCGGGATCATGCTCCAGATCTTGCGCGCGCTCGGCGAGGGAAGGCTGTCCTCAATCGACCGTGACGCGGCCATCAGCGCGATTCTGCGCGCGATCGGCCTCGAAGCTGAGGAGGCCAAGTCTGTGGTTGCGCGCTTACCACTCCCCCCCACGCAGGACGATTCCTCGCGAAGCGCGACGAACTAA
- a CDS encoding malate:quinone oxidoreductase, with protein sequence MHPAPSENKRDYVDRMLLAALQEAQVTARAYDTKAQIVGAGYILALNLVLHFGDLLPTRAPLGPLFFAVVWGVVILPVLQFGQVLYPSRTRAEKDLIAKTSGACEEQVYYVEPDKFADLKDFVRDARKSDWTTVLGAELLKTSRVRIIKQLRFRRGLMMAVVSFIVVGGEQFIRSLSIA encoded by the coding sequence ATGCACCCCGCGCCGAGTGAGAACAAGCGCGACTATGTAGACAGAATGCTGCTTGCCGCATTGCAGGAAGCGCAAGTGACGGCACGCGCCTATGATACTAAGGCGCAGATCGTTGGTGCCGGCTACATCCTGGCACTCAATCTAGTGCTGCATTTCGGTGATCTCCTGCCGACGCGTGCACCGCTTGGCCCGCTGTTCTTCGCCGTGGTCTGGGGTGTTGTCATCCTGCCCGTCCTGCAGTTCGGGCAAGTGCTCTATCCAAGCCGAACTCGCGCAGAGAAGGACCTGATTGCAAAAACGTCCGGTGCTTGCGAGGAGCAGGTCTACTATGTCGAACCCGACAAATTTGCCGATCTCAAAGACTTCGTGCGAGACGCACGGAAGTCCGACTGGACCACGGTGCTCGGCGCCGAGTTGCTCAAAACATCTCGCGTCAGGATCATCAAGCAGCTGCGCTTCCGGCGGGGTCTGATGATGGCCGTTGTGTCTTTCATCGTTGTCGGAGGCGAGCAATTTATTCGAAGTCTTTCCATCGCCTGA
- a CDS encoding TetR/AcrR family transcriptional regulator yields MTKTEKKTSRAEQKAKRPQEILEAAFEEFSVNGYAATRVEDVAARLGVTKGTVYLYFPTKDVLFEEMFRHISTPFAHLLASVGTLEGSAADRLRALLLLAYEKIADDRKTRELLRLSLSEGTRFPDIVDRHHDEFIAPLIAAVRRLVEEGVASGEFREGAAARFPDVVASSILHVAVWRLMFADRKPIDGPAFIEAHFDLALNGLLQRS; encoded by the coding sequence ATGACTAAGACCGAAAAGAAGACCTCGCGGGCGGAACAAAAGGCCAAGCGCCCTCAGGAGATCCTGGAGGCTGCGTTCGAGGAATTCTCCGTCAATGGATACGCGGCTACCCGGGTGGAAGACGTTGCCGCCCGTCTCGGGGTGACGAAGGGAACCGTCTATCTCTATTTCCCGACGAAAGACGTTCTCTTCGAGGAAATGTTCCGCCACATCTCGACGCCGTTCGCGCACTTGCTGGCTTCTGTCGGCACACTCGAAGGCTCGGCGGCGGACCGGTTGCGGGCCCTCCTGCTCTTGGCATACGAAAAGATCGCCGACGACCGCAAAACAAGAGAACTCCTGCGCTTGTCTTTGTCCGAGGGGACGCGCTTCCCCGACATTGTGGACCGACACCACGACGAGTTTATCGCCCCTTTGATTGCTGCCGTCCGTAGGTTGGTCGAGGAAGGCGTGGCATCGGGAGAGTTCCGCGAGGGGGCCGCGGCAAGGTTTCCCGACGTCGTCGCCAGTTCGATCCTTCATGTTGCCGTGTGGCGCCTGATGTTTGCGGATCGAAAGCCGATCGATGGGCCCGCCTTCATCGAGGCGCACTTCGACCTGGCCCTAAATGGACTTTTGCAGCGTTCATAG